Proteins encoded in a region of the Flavobacterium sp. MDT1-60 genome:
- the leuD gene encoding 3-isopropylmalate dehydratase small subunit, producing MAYDKFNILTSSAVPLPIENVDTDQIIPARFLKATKREGFGDNLFRDWRYNGDDTPKADFVLNDSTYSGKILVGGKNFGSGSSREHAAWAVYDYGFRAVVSSFFADIFKGNCLNIGVLPVQVSPEFADTIFKAIEADPKTELEINLPNQTITLLATGQSESFAINGYKKNNMINGFDDIDYLQNIKEDIVAFADKLPY from the coding sequence ATGGCATACGATAAATTTAATATACTTACCAGCAGTGCAGTACCACTGCCAATTGAGAACGTAGATACAGATCAAATTATTCCGGCTCGTTTCTTAAAAGCTACAAAACGTGAAGGTTTTGGAGATAATCTTTTCAGAGACTGGAGATATAACGGAGATGATACTCCAAAAGCTGATTTCGTTTTAAACGATTCAACTTATAGTGGAAAAATCCTGGTTGGAGGAAAAAACTTCGGTTCAGGATCTTCAAGAGAACACGCTGCGTGGGCGGTTTACGATTACGGTTTTAGAGCTGTGGTTTCAAGTTTCTTTGCAGATATCTTCAAAGGAAATTGTTTGAATATTGGTGTTTTGCCAGTTCAGGTTAGCCCTGAATTTGCTGATACAATCTTTAAAGCAATCGAAGCTGATCCTAAGACAGAATTAGAAATCAACTTGCCAAACCAAACGATTACTTTATTGGCAACTGGCCAATCAGAATCTTTTGCAATTAACGGATACAAAAAGAACAATATGATTAATGGCTTCGATGACATTGATTATTTACAAAATATTAAAGAAGATATTGTGGCTTTCGCCGATAAACTTCCTTACTAA
- a CDS encoding 30S ribosomal protein S16, protein MSVKIRLQRHGKKQKPFYWVVAADARSKRDGKYLEKIGTYNPNTNPATIELNIDSAVKWLHNGAQPTDTARAILSYKGALLKHHLDGGIRKGALTQEQADAKLAAWLEAKAGKVDAKKDGLTKAQADAKAKAFKAEQEVNAKRLAAAAQAEADAIAAATPAVEEEEVAEVEAEAATEEAPAAEENNETTEA, encoded by the coding sequence ATGTCAGTAAAAATTAGATTACAAAGACACGGTAAAAAACAAAAACCTTTTTACTGGGTTGTAGCTGCAGATGCACGCTCAAAAAGAGATGGTAAATACTTAGAGAAAATCGGTACTTACAATCCAAACACAAACCCTGCAACTATCGAATTAAACATTGATAGCGCGGTAAAATGGTTGCACAATGGTGCACAGCCTACTGATACTGCCAGAGCAATTCTTTCTTACAAAGGTGCTTTATTGAAACACCACCTTGATGGAGGTATTCGTAAAGGTGCTTTAACTCAAGAACAAGCTGATGCTAAATTAGCTGCATGGTTAGAAGCTAAAGCTGGAAAAGTTGATGCTAAAAAAGACGGTTTAACAAAAGCGCAAGCTGATGCTAAAGCTAAAGCTTTTAAAGCAGAACAAGAAGTTAATGCTAAACGTTTAGCTGCTGCGGCTCAGGCTGAAGCTGATGCTATCGCTGCTGCAACTCCTGCAGTTGAAGAAGAAGAAGTTGCTGAAGTTGAAGCGGAAGCTGCAACTGAAGAAGCTCCTGCTGCTGAAGAAAATAACGAAACAACTGAAGCATAA
- the rimM gene encoding ribosome maturation factor RimM (Essential for efficient processing of 16S rRNA) — translation MRKEECFYLGKIAKKFSFKGEVLAYLDTDEPELYENLESVFVECNKHLVPFFIEKSSLHKNDFLRIRFEDMNTEEDADAIMGNAIYLPLNMLPKLSGNKFYFHEVIGFEIEDQRLGVFGKIVAVNDTTAQPLFEVLNGEVEMLIPMIDHFLVKIDRENKKVIMNLPEGLVEMYL, via the coding sequence ATGCGTAAAGAAGAATGTTTTTATTTAGGTAAAATCGCTAAAAAATTTAGTTTCAAAGGTGAAGTTCTGGCTTATTTAGACACGGACGAACCTGAGTTATACGAAAACCTGGAATCAGTGTTTGTTGAATGCAACAAACACCTGGTTCCTTTTTTTATTGAAAAAAGTTCATTACACAAAAACGATTTTCTTAGAATTCGTTTTGAAGACATGAATACCGAAGAAGATGCAGATGCCATTATGGGTAACGCAATCTATCTTCCTTTAAATATGCTGCCAAAACTTTCCGGCAACAAATTTTATTTCCACGAGGTTATTGGTTTTGAAATCGAAGACCAGCGTTTAGGCGTTTTTGGAAAAATAGTCGCTGTAAACGATACTACAGCACAACCTCTTTTTGAAGTTTTAAATGGCGAAGTCGAAATGCTAATTCCGATGATCGATCATTTTCTTGTAAAAATTGACAGAGAAAACAAGAAAGTTATCATGAATCTTCCAGAAGGATTGGTAGAGATGTATCTTTAA
- a CDS encoding DUF6252 family protein produces the protein MKKIFYFLSLLFIVTSCTEDVKFNNPAFQTLKDNVFWRAIGYKAQSVTNGNMIIEGTLGYEKVSLQIPSPIVQTYVLGRDNVAKASYSNTFPRQLAEFNTGENKGTGQIVVTEFNTETNTISGTFKFTAINKDETEVENPKVIFTEGVFYKVPVSPTSNFLAN, from the coding sequence ATGAAAAAAATCTTTTATTTTTTATCACTTCTTTTTATCGTTACATCTTGTACTGAAGACGTAAAATTCAATAATCCGGCATTTCAAACCTTAAAGGATAATGTTTTTTGGAGGGCTATTGGGTATAAAGCACAATCAGTGACAAATGGGAATATGATTATTGAAGGAACTTTAGGATACGAAAAAGTAAGTTTGCAAATACCGTCACCCATAGTACAAACATACGTTCTCGGACGTGATAATGTTGCAAAGGCATCTTATTCAAATACTTTTCCGAGGCAATTAGCAGAATTTAATACCGGCGAAAATAAAGGTACGGGTCAGATTGTTGTTACAGAATTTAATACTGAAACAAATACGATTTCAGGGACTTTTAAATTTACGGCTATTAATAAGGACGAAACTGAAGTTGAAAACCCTAAAGTTATTTTTACAGAAGGTGTTTTTTACAAAGTTCCTGTTTCACCGACGAGTAACTTTCTTGCAAATTAA
- a CDS encoding SDR family oxidoreductase has translation MKTIFITGASSGLGKATAKLFHKQGWNVIATMRNPEKETELSNLKNVTLLPLDVTNYDQIQNTVQKALDLGDIDVVFNNAGYGLIGPLESLTDDQITKQLNTNLLGVIRVTNAFIPYFRERKSGLFISTTSIGGLISFPLGSVYHATKWGLEGWSESMAYELNPFGVNIKTVSPGGIKTEFLHGSLDTGVKPEYEAMANKMFENVDVMFEMASTAEQIADVVFEAATDGKNKLRYVAGEDAKALYKQRLEQGDEVFRAAFGKQFLGA, from the coding sequence ATGAAAACAATTTTTATCACAGGCGCTTCTTCCGGATTAGGAAAAGCAACGGCAAAATTATTCCACAAACAAGGATGGAATGTAATCGCAACAATGAGAAATCCTGAAAAGGAAACAGAACTTTCTAATTTAAAAAACGTAACACTTTTACCACTGGATGTTACCAATTATGACCAAATACAAAACACAGTTCAAAAAGCTCTTGACTTGGGCGATATTGATGTTGTTTTTAACAACGCAGGATATGGCCTGATTGGTCCTTTGGAAAGCCTTACTGATGATCAGATCACCAAACAACTTAACACCAACTTATTAGGAGTAATTCGTGTTACAAATGCTTTTATTCCGTATTTCAGAGAAAGAAAAAGCGGATTGTTTATCTCAACTACGTCTATTGGCGGCTTAATTTCTTTTCCTTTAGGTTCTGTATATCACGCAACAAAATGGGGACTTGAAGGCTGGAGCGAAAGTATGGCTTACGAATTAAATCCGTTTGGAGTAAACATTAAAACAGTTTCTCCGGGCGGTATCAAAACAGAATTCCTGCACGGCTCGCTTGATACAGGAGTTAAACCTGAATATGAAGCCATGGCAAACAAAATGTTTGAGAATGTAGATGTAATGTTTGAAATGGCATCTACTGCGGAACAAATTGCCGATGTTGTATTTGAAGCAGCTACGGATGGAAAAAACAAACTTAGATATGTGGCCGGAGAAGATGCCAAAGCACTTTACAAACAAAGACTGGAACAAGGAGATGAAGTTTTTCGTGCTGCTTTTGGGAAACAATTTTTAGGAGCATAA
- the leuC gene encoding 3-isopropylmalate dehydratase large subunit, translated as MSKTLFDKVWDSHVVRKIEDGPDVFFIDRHFIHEVTSPVAFLGLKARGVKVLYPERTFATADHNTPTINQHLPVEDALSANQLKALEDNAAEYGISHWGLGHIKNGIVHVVGPENGITLPGATIVCGDSHTSTHGAFGAIAFGIGTSEVEMVLSTQCIMQPKPKKMRINVNGQLSKGVGPKDVALYIIAQLTTSGGTGYFVEYAGDVFENMTMEGRMTVCNLSIEMGARGGMIAPDQKTFDFLEGRLYAPKGEAWDKAVAYWKTLKTDADAVFDAELNINASDIEPMITYGTNPGMGIGISKHIPNANQVEGGEETYKKSLAYMGFQEDDVMIGKPIDYVFLGSCTNGRIEDFRAFAEIVKGRKKAENVTAWLVPGSHVVEAQIKEEGILDILTEAGFVLRQPGCSACLAMNDDKVPAGKYAVSTSNRNFEGRQGPGSRTLLASPIMAAAAAVTGKLTDPRELF; from the coding sequence ATGAGTAAGACATTATTTGACAAAGTATGGGATTCACATGTAGTGCGTAAAATTGAAGATGGACCAGATGTGTTTTTTATTGACCGTCATTTCATTCATGAAGTTACGAGTCCTGTTGCTTTTTTAGGATTAAAAGCCAGAGGCGTTAAGGTTCTTTACCCAGAGCGTACTTTTGCAACTGCAGATCACAATACACCAACCATAAACCAACATTTACCAGTTGAAGATGCACTATCTGCAAATCAGCTTAAAGCACTTGAAGATAATGCTGCCGAATACGGAATTTCACACTGGGGATTAGGTCACATTAAAAATGGAATTGTACACGTAGTTGGTCCTGAAAACGGAATTACTTTGCCAGGTGCTACTATTGTTTGTGGAGATTCACACACTTCTACTCACGGTGCTTTTGGAGCTATTGCTTTTGGTATTGGAACTTCTGAGGTGGAGATGGTGCTTTCTACACAATGTATTATGCAGCCAAAACCAAAGAAAATGCGTATCAACGTAAATGGTCAATTGAGTAAAGGTGTTGGTCCAAAAGACGTTGCACTTTATATTATTGCGCAATTAACTACTTCTGGAGGAACTGGATATTTTGTTGAATACGCCGGAGATGTTTTCGAAAACATGACTATGGAAGGTCGTATGACCGTTTGTAACCTAAGTATCGAAATGGGTGCTCGTGGTGGTATGATCGCTCCTGACCAAAAAACTTTTGATTTCCTTGAAGGAAGATTATATGCTCCAAAAGGCGAGGCTTGGGATAAAGCGGTTGCGTATTGGAAAACTCTAAAAACAGATGCTGACGCAGTTTTTGATGCTGAATTAAACATTAACGCTTCAGATATTGAACCAATGATTACTTACGGTACTAACCCTGGAATGGGAATTGGTATCTCAAAACATATTCCGAATGCCAACCAAGTTGAAGGTGGTGAGGAAACTTATAAAAAATCCCTTGCTTACATGGGCTTCCAGGAAGATGATGTGATGATTGGAAAACCAATTGATTATGTATTCTTAGGAAGTTGTACAAATGGCCGTATTGAAGATTTTAGAGCTTTCGCTGAAATTGTAAAAGGAAGAAAAAAAGCAGAGAATGTTACCGCCTGGTTAGTTCCGGGTTCTCACGTTGTTGAAGCTCAAATTAAAGAAGAAGGTATTTTAGATATTTTAACTGAAGCTGGTTTCGTATTACGTCAACCGGGATGTTCAGCATGTTTAGCAATGAACGACGATAAAGTTCCTGCTGGAAAATATGCTGTGAGTACATCAAACAGAAACTTTGAAGGTCGTCAGGGTCCTGGTTCAAGAACATTATTAGCAAGTCCAATTATGGCTGCCGCTGCTGCTGTTACCGGAAAACTAACAGACCCTAGAGAGCTTTTTTAA
- a CDS encoding four helix bundle protein: MDLKYWDLYQMNKPYNLEERTFLFAKECRLYIRTLAKTTSNIEDGKQLVRSSGSIGANYIEANEKLGDKDLIFRLKISRKEAKESKYWLRLLHELNPDQKINSDSLLYEVEELRKILSSIITKTSK; encoded by the coding sequence TTGGATTTAAAATATTGGGATTTATATCAAATGAACAAACCATACAATTTAGAAGAAAGAACTTTTTTATTTGCAAAAGAGTGTCGACTTTATATTCGAACTTTAGCTAAAACAACATCAAATATCGAGGATGGCAAACAATTAGTAAGATCCTCCGGTTCGATAGGAGCAAATTATATTGAAGCAAATGAAAAACTTGGCGATAAAGATTTAATATTTAGATTAAAAATTTCTCGAAAAGAAGCTAAAGAATCAAAATATTGGTTAAGATTATTACACGAATTAAATCCTGATCAAAAAATAAATTCAGATTCTTTGCTATATGAAGTAGAAGAATTGAGAAAAATTTTATCGTCAATAATCACTAAAACATCAAAATAA
- a CDS encoding AraC family transcriptional regulator, translating into MEKKNNNPSRLSSISQFHSLFRLPKPLHPMISLVDNTKLVINAELTNNAFLLDFYKISYKYSTNGKMGYGQGYYDFNEGGLMFTSPNQLIFTDNEERTEYHGFTLFFHPDFIRNYPLGKNIKKYGFFSYDTNEALHLSDSEKTTIIGLLTSIDNELHTAIDEMSQDVIVSYIDVLLNYSNRFYKRQFITRKTISSDLLLKVEETLDNYLNNAETLKRGLPTVDFLASQINVSTHYLSDMLRNLTGQNTQQHIHSKLIEKSKDFLISTNLSVAEIAYQLGFEYPQSFSKLFKKKTSLTPLEFKNSLN; encoded by the coding sequence ATGGAAAAGAAAAACAACAATCCGTCGAGACTTTCTTCTATATCGCAATTTCATAGTTTATTTCGGTTACCAAAACCGCTTCACCCTATGATTAGCTTGGTTGATAATACCAAACTGGTTATAAATGCCGAATTGACAAATAACGCTTTCCTACTTGATTTCTATAAAATATCTTATAAATATTCGACCAACGGAAAAATGGGTTATGGTCAGGGTTATTATGATTTTAACGAAGGCGGATTAATGTTTACTTCACCCAATCAGTTGATTTTTACGGATAATGAAGAGAGAACCGAATACCATGGGTTTACGCTGTTTTTCCATCCCGACTTTATTAGAAATTATCCTTTGGGGAAAAACATCAAAAAATATGGTTTCTTCTCCTATGATACCAATGAAGCACTGCATCTTTCTGACAGCGAAAAAACAACTATTATAGGATTATTAACCAGTATTGATAATGAACTTCATACTGCTATAGACGAAATGAGCCAGGACGTAATCGTTTCCTATATCGACGTTCTACTTAATTATAGCAATCGTTTTTACAAACGTCAATTCATTACACGAAAAACAATCAGCAGCGATTTATTGCTTAAAGTAGAAGAAACACTTGACAATTATTTGAATAATGCCGAAACCTTAAAAAGAGGATTGCCTACAGTAGATTTTCTTGCTTCCCAAATTAATGTTTCCACACATTACCTCAGTGACATGCTTCGGAATTTAACCGGACAAAATACGCAACAACACATTCATTCAAAATTGATTGAAAAATCTAAAGACTTCCTGATTTCTACTAATCTTTCCGTAGCAGAAATAGCCTATCAACTTGGTTTTGAATATCCTCAGTCTTTCAGTAAACTATTCAAAAAGAAAACCAGCCTGACACCATTAGAGTTTAAAAATTCACTGAATTAG
- the leuB gene encoding 3-isopropylmalate dehydrogenase: protein MKFNIALLAGDGIGPEVINEAVKVSDAIAKKFNHEITWTPALTGACAIDAVGVPYPDETHEVCMKADAVLFGAIGHPKYDNDPSAPVRPEQGLLLMRKKLGLFANVRPTFTFPSLIDNSPLKRERIEGTDLVFLRELTGGIYFGEKGRRDDGETAFDNCVYTRAEVQRLAKKGFELAMTRSKKLCCVDKANVLETSRLWRETVQAMEKDYPEVTVSYEFVDAVAMRLVQWPNSYDVLITENLFGDILTDEASVISGSMGLMPSASVGEHTSLYEPIHGSYPQATGLNIANPLATILSAAMMFEDAFGLKDEAEAIRAVVNKSLEQGIVTEDLAPKGSKAYKTSEVGDWLVANL from the coding sequence ATGAAATTTAATATAGCCCTTTTAGCCGGTGACGGAATCGGACCAGAAGTAATAAATGAAGCTGTAAAAGTGTCTGATGCTATTGCAAAAAAATTCAATCACGAAATAACATGGACACCAGCTTTAACAGGAGCTTGTGCAATTGATGCAGTTGGAGTTCCTTATCCTGATGAAACTCACGAAGTTTGTATGAAAGCCGATGCTGTTTTATTCGGAGCAATTGGTCATCCAAAATATGATAATGATCCAAGCGCACCAGTACGTCCTGAACAAGGATTATTGTTGATGCGTAAAAAATTAGGATTGTTTGCTAACGTACGTCCAACTTTTACTTTTCCTTCTTTAATTGACAATTCTCCTTTAAAAAGAGAAAGAATCGAAGGGACTGATTTGGTTTTCTTAAGAGAATTAACTGGCGGAATCTACTTTGGAGAAAAAGGAAGAAGAGACGACGGAGAAACTGCTTTCGACAACTGTGTTTACACAAGAGCCGAAGTTCAGCGTTTGGCTAAAAAAGGTTTTGAATTAGCCATGACAAGAAGCAAAAAACTTTGTTGTGTTGATAAGGCAAACGTCTTGGAAACTTCACGTTTATGGAGAGAAACAGTTCAGGCAATGGAAAAAGATTATCCTGAAGTTACTGTTTCATACGAATTTGTTGATGCTGTTGCCATGCGTTTGGTTCAATGGCCAAACTCTTATGATGTATTAATTACAGAAAATTTATTTGGAGATATTTTGACTGACGAAGCGTCTGTAATTTCAGGTTCTATGGGATTAATGCCTTCTGCTTCTGTTGGAGAACATACTTCATTATACGAACCAATCCACGGATCTTATCCACAAGCCACCGGATTAAATATTGCAAACCCGTTAGCCACTATCTTATCAGCAGCCATGATGTTTGAAGATGCTTTCGGATTAAAAGACGAAGCTGAAGCTATTAGAGCGGTTGTAAATAAATCATTAGAACAAGGAATTGTTACTGAAGATTTAGCTCCAAAAGGATCAAAAGCATACAAAACCAGTGAAGTTGGAGATTGGCTTGTAGCTAACTTATAA
- a CDS encoding RNA-binding protein, with the protein MNIFVGSLPFSIEEADLRESFEAYGAVDSVKIITDKFTGRSKGFGFVEMPNDAEAQKAIDELNGATVQGRAIVVNKSEPKPEGERRSFNNNSRGGDSRGGYGGGNSRGGNDRGGNRGGY; encoded by the coding sequence ATGAACATTTTTGTTGGAAGCCTTCCATTCAGTATTGAGGAAGCAGATTTAAGAGAGTCTTTCGAGGCTTACGGAGCAGTAGATTCAGTTAAGATCATTACTGATAAATTTACAGGAAGAAGCAAAGGTTTTGGTTTTGTTGAGATGCCAAACGATGCTGAAGCTCAAAAAGCAATTGATGAATTGAACGGAGCTACTGTTCAAGGTCGTGCAATTGTGGTTAATAAATCTGAACCGAAACCAGAAGGCGAAAGAAGAAGCTTCAACAATAACAGTCGTGGTGGAGATTCACGCGGAGGTTATGGTGGAGGAAACAGCCGTGGTGGAAATGACCGTGGTGGTAACAGAGGAGGATATTAA
- a CDS encoding alpha-isopropylmalate synthase regulatory domain-containing protein, which produces MEKRKIEIMDTTLRDGEQTSGVSFSAAEKLTIAQLLLEELNIDRIEIASARVSEGEFQGVKGIMSWAQEKGYTSRIEVLTFVDGGLSIEWMKQSGAKVQNLLTKGSLNHLTHQLKKTPEQHFSEIAQAIALAKENNIETNVYLEDWSNGMRNSPDYVFQYLDFLTQQPVKRILLPDTLGVLIPSKAFEFISKITSRYPHIHFDFHAHNDYDLSVANVMEAIKAGIHGLHVTVNGMGERAGNAPLESTVAVINDYLPEVSINIKETSLYSVSKLVETFTGYRIPANKPIVGDNVFTQTAGIHADGDNKNNLYFNDLLPERFGRKRKYALGKTSGKANIEKNLQELGLKLNQEDLKLVTQRIIELGDKKETVTKEDLPYIISDVLDSHTYEDKITIESYILVHSKGMRPSTTLLLKIDGEVIEENAQGDGQFDAFMNALSKIYKSKKLTLPKLIDYAVRIPPGSSSDALCETIITWVNNEKEFKTRGLDSDQTVAAIIATQKMLNVIT; this is translated from the coding sequence ATGGAAAAAAGAAAAATTGAAATAATGGATACGACACTTCGTGATGGTGAACAAACCTCCGGAGTATCTTTTTCTGCTGCAGAAAAACTCACCATTGCACAATTATTGTTGGAAGAATTAAATATTGATAGAATAGAAATTGCATCTGCTCGTGTAAGTGAAGGCGAATTTCAAGGTGTAAAAGGCATTATGTCGTGGGCTCAGGAAAAAGGATACACGAGCCGAATCGAAGTTTTAACTTTTGTAGACGGAGGCCTTTCTATTGAATGGATGAAACAATCCGGAGCTAAAGTTCAGAATTTATTAACTAAAGGTTCTCTGAATCACCTTACTCATCAATTAAAAAAAACACCGGAACAGCATTTTTCTGAAATCGCTCAGGCTATTGCATTAGCAAAGGAAAACAACATAGAAACTAATGTTTATCTGGAAGACTGGAGCAACGGAATGCGAAATTCTCCTGATTATGTTTTTCAATATTTGGATTTTTTGACACAGCAGCCGGTAAAAAGAATTCTACTTCCGGATACGCTTGGGGTATTAATTCCGTCGAAAGCATTTGAATTTATTTCGAAAATTACATCTAGATATCCTCATATACATTTTGACTTTCATGCACATAATGATTACGATTTAAGTGTTGCCAATGTTATGGAAGCAATAAAGGCCGGAATTCACGGACTCCATGTTACAGTAAACGGAATGGGAGAACGCGCTGGTAATGCTCCTCTTGAAAGCACTGTTGCAGTAATTAATGATTACTTGCCAGAAGTAAGCATCAATATCAAAGAAACATCTTTATATTCTGTGAGTAAATTGGTTGAAACTTTTACCGGATATAGAATTCCGGCGAACAAACCAATTGTTGGAGATAACGTTTTTACACAGACAGCAGGAATTCATGCTGACGGAGACAATAAAAACAATTTATACTTTAATGATTTGCTTCCGGAACGTTTCGGAAGAAAAAGAAAATACGCTTTAGGAAAAACTTCCGGAAAAGCCAATATCGAAAAAAATCTTCAGGAATTAGGTTTGAAACTAAACCAGGAAGATTTGAAATTGGTTACACAAAGAATCATCGAATTAGGTGATAAAAAAGAAACGGTTACTAAAGAAGATTTGCCCTATATTATTTCAGATGTTTTGGACAGTCATACTTACGAAGATAAAATTACAATTGAATCCTATATATTAGTGCATTCAAAAGGAATGCGTCCGTCAACTACTTTACTTTTAAAAATTGACGGCGAAGTCATTGAAGAAAATGCTCAGGGAGACGGTCAGTTTGATGCTTTTATGAATGCTTTATCAAAAATTTACAAAAGCAAAAAGCTAACGCTTCCTAAATTAATTGATTACGCTGTGAGAATTCCGCCCGGAAGTAGTTCTGATGCTTTGTGCGAAACGATCATCACCTGGGTAAACAACGAAAAAGAATTTAAAACCCGCGGATTAGATTCAGATCAAACCGTTGCAGCGATAATTGCAACACAAAAAATGCTTAATGTAATTACTTAA
- a CDS encoding tRNA1(Val) (adenine(37)-N6)-methyltransferase: protein MFTFKQFSIEQDKTAMKVGTDGVLLGSWAPIHHNPFSILDIGAGTGIIALMLAQRTHAEQIDALEIDEDAYEQAVDNFENSPWGDRLFCFHAGLDEFIEEPEDEYDLIVSNPPFYAEDYKTENEQRDLARFQDAMPFEELVEAADLLLSENGIFALIIPFKEEEKFIALAKEYELYPIKITRVKGTPKSEIKRSLLAFSRNENPKIEIDELIIEIDRHVYTSEYIELTKEFYLKM, encoded by the coding sequence ATGTTTACATTCAAACAATTTTCTATTGAACAAGATAAAACTGCCATGAAAGTTGGAACTGACGGTGTTTTATTGGGTTCCTGGGCTCCAATTCATCACAATCCGTTTAGCATTTTGGATATTGGTGCAGGAACCGGAATCATTGCTTTGATGCTTGCTCAGCGAACTCATGCGGAACAAATTGATGCCTTAGAAATTGATGAAGACGCGTATGAACAAGCAGTAGATAATTTCGAAAATTCTCCTTGGGGAGATCGTTTATTTTGTTTTCATGCCGGCTTAGATGAGTTTATTGAAGAGCCTGAAGACGAATATGATCTGATTGTTTCAAATCCGCCTTTTTATGCTGAAGATTATAAAACAGAAAATGAACAACGCGATTTAGCCCGTTTTCAAGATGCAATGCCTTTTGAAGAACTTGTTGAAGCTGCCGATTTACTACTTTCAGAAAACGGAATATTTGCTTTAATTATCCCATTCAAAGAAGAAGAAAAATTTATCGCTCTAGCAAAAGAATATGAATTGTATCCAATAAAAATTACCCGTGTAAAAGGAACTCCAAAATCTGAAATCAAACGCAGTTTGTTGGCTTTTAGCCGAAATGAAAATCCAAAAATTGAAATCGATGAATTAATCATCGAAATCGACAGGCATGTTTACACTTCTGAATATATTGAGTTGACTAAAGAGTTTTATTTGAAGATGTAA